The sequence CAGACAGCCTCTCAAGGCTTTCCTTACCTGTCGCACATACTGAGCACTCCCAAACTGAAATCTACTACTTCAAGGAAGTGACGAATGCCCCAGTTACATCTGTCGAGGTAAAAACGTTCACCCACACTGATCCAGTGATGTCTGAGGTCGTGGACATTGTCACTCGTGGAAAAGAAGCTATCGGACAGCCTACAACCTTACCTAGTGAGGAGAAACCAGCTCACAGTTCAGTTTGGATGCTTGCTATGGGGTTTTCGAGTCATCATACCGCCGCCACTGAGAAGGCAGGTGCTTGAAGAACTCCATTCAGGGCACTGTGGCATGGTGAAAATGAAGGAGCTACTTTTGGTGGCCAGGTTTGGACGCACCTATCGAAGACAAGGTCAAGTCATGTTCTGCATGTCAAAAGATGAGGAACATGCCTCAGCTAGCGCCACTACACCCATGAGACTTCCCAGAGGAGCCGCGAGTCCACATAGACTATGCAGACCCACTGAAGGATCGTATGTTCTTAGTCGTTGTTGACGCACACAGCAAATGGCCTGAGGTCACAGTGATGAAGAGCACCTCAGCAGAGAGAACCATCGAAGAGCTACGGTTAATCTTCAGTCACTTCGGCTTGCCAATGCAATTCGTTAGCGATAATGGCCCCCAACTGGCCAAGGCTGTCCTCTCGTGCCACTTCTATAACAAGTTTATGTGGTAAATCTGTTGAGGTTTCCGTCTCCCCGGTTGCCGTATGCGGTAATTGACAGGTCCCATCTTCTCGACCACCTCGTATGGTACGTGCCATGTTGCCAGGAACTTACTTTCGGCCATTGTGGAGAAAGAGTGTCTAGCGGTGAAGTGGGCGCTAAACACTCAAGTATTACCTGTTGggtacccacttcaccctggtcacggaCCATGCTCCCCTGGTCTGTAAGGACGCAAAGGTCAGccacagcaggtcagccaccagggggaaactcgtcgaggcctggtgacagacggagtatacatctgctggacgtgccaggtctcgacgggctctccacccaggactaattggggctgattggggagTTGGTGAGTAATCAGCTTGTACAGCTCACCAGCTGCACAAGCCCCATAAaactgccagaagggcagcacacaggggaGGACTGGGGGAACTGAGGTGACTTCCATATAGTTGGAGACGGTTACTGGAGCTAAGACGAGGGAGTTGAGTTTGtgtgcccgacaggatacaggatacatcccggagagggtctcatgggggagaccttttcttttgatttattattgaataaacacccttgaaaccaagctaatcatactctgtctgtgtctgatctgtgtaaacgtcttgaccaaaccccctggtctgccacagttGGCGTAACAGTTTAGCTACCATCAAAAGTCTACTATCAAAATTGGAAACAATGTTTCATTTTTAAGATTTGCTGCCAGGACGAAATATAACGCTTCTACATGGAGCATGTGCGTGCACCATCGAGACCCGCAAGCAACTTCTTCACAACCCTGGGGTGTATTCCTTACGTAAACCGTTTACCATTTAAGaaccaaatggaagcaaacagagcaaaacaagagtttctattggacaaattcaggtaggtcacCTCCACGTTtcattctgtttgcttccgtttaagaaacgttttgtaACAGAATCGTTTGATTGAAATCACTCCCAAACGTATATTAAAACATGGGCTTTACAATTGCTTGTAACCACTGTCTGCAACATTTTATCAACATAGAAGTCCAAAAGTAACACCCTGATAAAAAATAATTTGGTCTAAAATAGTGTAGCAACAAGTCTTAACAGATGTTTGACTCATGGATTGTTCTACTACAGGTGACAGCCCTGAAAAAAACACAGGGAAGCATTGTCTATAGCCCAATTAAGCCAGTAGCCTGATAGGCCTAGAGCAAGTCTACCCAAATCACCTAAACATAAACACACAATTATTTTCTAAGCCAAAACCAATTGCTGAATGGCTTCTTATTCGGGTAAAATAGGCATTGTGGTGATGTGCCTGTGAACTGTtcctgctcctgaacaaggcagttcctaggccatcattcctaggccatcattgaaaataagaatttgttcttaactgacttgcctagtaaaataaatataaaacattaagaacccctgctctttccatgatatagactgaccaggtgaaagttatgatcccttattgatgtcacttgttaaatccacttcaatcagtgtagctgaagggaaggagacaggttaaagaaggatttttaaatgttgagacaattgagacatggattgtgtaggtGTGCCATTGagaatgaatgggcaagacaacagtgcctttgaacgaggtatgtgtcaagaactgcaactccaACTTTCCAGTGTCTATCAAGAATAGGACATCCAACCAACAACTCTCggacgcattggagtcaacataggccagcatcaatgttccctctaagctgcgcatGGACATGCAGCTCCCCTCTGACTGCTGTGCAGAAGAAATATGAGCCTgtgcagagaagcacgagattgaaattcactcaactttctacagTTTTCCCCTTTAGTCAACACTGTCAACATTTCGCTCTACTGTTGGAATTGTGATcaaatcaatgcaatattagccactttcaatgtaatatactgaaacaaaacaaactatgcaagattttgtatgcaaaactaactgtgcaagagattttcttgtaggcagagcgcattggagtaggattccATTGCATTGAAAGGCATGACTCATGCTTGTACTCTAAATTGGaataggattctattgcattgacaagcACGACTCAGGGTAGTATTCTACACAGACcagtactctacacagaccagtgcgccataaccaatcagagctgcagtcgGCCTATTTGCAGATAgtcattgccatatatggatctgtgccattcactttgaactggactgtgtttaggcTACAGTATGAGCTGTCAcaagtagatgcgcttgttttgagatcaaagtgagagctgcatgtaaccacgtgtgcacatttgttcatattctttgctagttagtgagttattagctcAGTTATAGATAATTTCTAGTCAACAATTGGGGAGTGGTTGCTTCAAACGAGCACAAAATGTGGatccatctttgaaaagcgagtcaggtaaagagcttttttatgtcttaaaggggaatttgttttattttaagacagccttgaataagctaagtagccaataggcagaacataatttgtctgattttctgtaataatggtatgtgAATAACAATGAATTTTATTTTGTacagtggtttcttgcatcagaCAACATTTTTAGTCACCTCCTtgactgaaggacaagtggataaacaggttaatttcAATCCCTgcaggtttttttttttcaaaagtctcatagAATGTTAGtgttgaacaccacacattggctgctactgtaggctgaatgatagaacatatatttccatgttaaaatgttatgtgatgcgtttttctccattgtttttgatggtagtcCACTCTGGTAcacctacattatgatcaaatagccacagtagcctacttgtaaCTTAAAGGGGGTAGCCTCAGTGGTCACAGTAAAAAGGTCCGGAAGTTGCAGAAAATGTTATTACTTTTCAAGTTTACGCTCAGCATACCTGAAATGTTCTTTGTGCCAAAACAAATTTGAGGGAATATtggccagcgtccctgtggaacgctcttgacaccttgtagagtccatgccccaacgaatttaggctgttctgagggcaaaagggatggagctcaatattaggaagatgtttcGAATGTTTGGTGTACCAAGTGTAAAATATTGCTAAAGCAAGTTAACATTCTGTTTTTAAGACATTATGATATAACAAATGCCAGAGTCTGATTACTATTAGGCTATAATTTACTTTGTGACAGACACCATTCTGCAACCCATCCGGCTCCAGAAGAGATGAATGAGTGTCCATGGTCCTATTGGCCTATTATAAGCCAACAAGACAATGGAGGTCTATCAACACCACATTCACAGCCCCACTTATAAGGTCTCTAACCATGGAACTGCCTCCTGCTTGTTGCTTGTCTCTGTTCCTCAGGTCGGTACATAGAGAACCATGGAGTGATCCACAATATTTGGTTCAACACTACGACCCAGGAGAAGAAACAGTACTACATGACCCAGTTTGTGGATTCCTACTGGGACAACGGGAGTCTGCCCATCTGGATAACAGCGCAGAGACAAGTGGgtgcaacacacacaaacacacacacacaaataatatcactctctctctctctctctctctctctcataccttTCTTAATTCCTTCCACATCCCTTGGTGGGTCTGAAGCTACTGTATAATTGTAATGTATTACAGCTCCGTTATAAATAAAGTTAGAATCATTTTCACCCTTCCTCTGCCATGCAGGGTCTGAAGGCAGGCTCCCTCCACTTCCCCGGCACGGCCGCCACCTACAAAGGTGAGAGAGTAAAGGTCAGCCAGGTGGAACCTCGTTTCTATGAGCACAACAATGAGACGGACTGGAGGATCAATATCGACAAGGTGATTGGTCAGTGGTTCTCCAAGGAGGACCTAGACTTTGTGTCTTTGTACTTCGGTGAACCAGATGCAACGGGACACAAGTATGGACCAGATTCCCCGGAGCGCCGGGAGATGGTCCAACAAGTGGACCGGACCGTGGGATACATCCGTGACACCACCCGGAATCACGGCCTCTCCGATCGGCTCAACATCATTATCACTGCTGATCACGGAATGACCACTGTGCTCCGGAATGGCCTGGTCGACGAGATCATCCTGTCCAAGATTCCAGGATTTGACTTCCGGGATATCAAGTTCCAACTGGTGGATTATGGACCATCAGGAATGCTTCTTCCCAAAGAGGGAATGCTGGAGAAGGTGTACCAGGCCCTGAAAGGGGGCCACCCTCACCTGCATGTGTATAAGAAGGAGGACATGCCTGGTAGGCTTCACTATAGTAACCACCCTCGCCTCCTGCCCCTGATTCTCTTCGCTGATCAAGGATATGTCATCAATGGCGTGAGTGTGCCGAAACAGTGTCCTAACAGTACTATATTGTTGTTCTTTATACACTCTACTCAGGAGATGGGCGTACTTTTTCCAGATCAGGTCATGTGGTCAGAACAAACTCTCTTCATACTGTCTTGATGGCATGCATTGAAGTTCTGTTACCAAAAACCATTGCAATCTCTGCACTAAAACCCTATAAGCACTCTTTCATTATCATCTGTACAGTTTTTCCCAGTCCAGTACAACAAGGGAGAGCACGGCTATGATAACCAGATGATGGACATGAAGCCGTTCTTCAGAGCTGCGGGGCCTGACTTCCAGAAGAACCTGGCTGTGGGACCCTTTGAGACGGTCAATGTGTACCCGCTGATGTGCCACCTCCTGGGCATCAAACCGGAGGTCAACGATGGGTCCCTGGAGGTCACCCGCCAGATGCTGGTTCCCAAGAAGGACCAGGGATCCTATGAGAGTAAGCCTTTTAGTTTATAATTTATTGACAGAATATTTATGTGCAGAACAACATAGGATATTCAAAACATGAATGCTGCTTGGACAGAATTATAAACTTTTCCTATTCCCCATTAAGTGGGTTTACCAATGGAATTACATAACTCTTTTGTACTTTTGGCTTCATAATAGAGAAACATATTTTGATCACATTTTCACAGGGgtcgttgaatggagaccaaggcgcagcgtgtattgTGCTCATTCTTagattttaatgaaaacacttcagcaacaaaacgaccaacaacagtcccgtcaggtacactagactaaacggaaacaaccacccacaaaaccccatgaaaaacaggcagcctaagtatggcctccaatcagagacaatgatagacagctgcttctgattggaaaccatacctggccacaacatagaaaatgagaacatagaatgaaactctagaccacccacatagaaaacagaaaacccaaaacacatagacaaaacaccctcctgtcacgccctgaccaatctactagggaaaaatgacctcataccagggtcaggacgtgacacacatgaAAGTGAGCTTTTATTTGTCatcatgtcacggttgtcgtaaggagaggaccaaaacgcagcagggacatgtatactcatcttctttattgacgggaaaagaagggaaaaaccaaacaaacacgtatacaaaaataacaaaacgatgaacgacaaaataacagtcttgaaggcaacacagcaatccaagaacaatctcccacaaacacttaacccaa comes from Salmo trutta chromosome 18, fSalTru1.1, whole genome shotgun sequence and encodes:
- the LOC115153506 gene encoding ectonucleotide pyrophosphatase/phosphodiesterase family member 7; this translates as MLLRLGLLSLLALSPSLAAPHQGSLPGVDSPHRSSRNNKLLLISFDGFRWDYDRDVDTPHLDTMGRDGVRAAYVTPPYLTITSPTHFTLLTGRYIENHGVIHNIWFNTTTQEKKQYYMTQFVDSYWDNGSLPIWITAQRQGLKAGSLHFPGTAATYKGERVKVSQVEPRFYEHNNETDWRINIDKVIGQWFSKEDLDFVSLYFGEPDATGHKYGPDSPERREMVQQVDRTVGYIRDTTRNHGLSDRLNIIITADHGMTTVLRNGLVDEIILSKIPGFDFRDIKFQLVDYGPSGMLLPKEGMLEKVYQALKGGHPHLHVYKKEDMPGRLHYSNHPRLLPLILFADQGYVINGFFPVQYNKGEHGYDNQMMDMKPFFRAAGPDFQKNLAVGPFETVNVYPLMCHLLGIKPEVNDGSLEVTRQMLVPKKDQGSYENRDIQWDVFIGLSSVAGILALVFVVTTAHAMLKRTKMDRRSEVTHEDLNEKESDKQTSF